From Camelina sativa cultivar DH55 chromosome 20, Cs, whole genome shotgun sequence, the proteins below share one genomic window:
- the LOC104771174 gene encoding kinesin-like protein KIN-14G, whose amino-acid sequence MAATTSEINNNDLSFSVVSIVEDVLQQHSTRSSDVGLVSRKVEESSIRRYEAAGWLREMLGVSSGKDFPAEPSEEDFRLGLRSGIVLCNVLNKVNPGSVSKVVEAPDDVADGAALSAFQYFENIRNFLVAIEDMGLPSFEASDMEKGGKSIRIVNCILALKSYSEWKLKGENGPWRYGSNMKNNFGLRKPFLRKNSEPFMSSISRTDQPDAGQDLCDKGDSRSINGLVRSFIADRKHDDIPNVVESVLNRVMEEVHQRLSIHNEMMKSSSKPIPEDISSCETVVRSQQCDAREDEEAEENSPSQVVEEKFQRTHFEHYEEQEILRNQQKHIQELKQTLNTTKAGMQLLQMKYQEDFFHLGKHLNGLAYAATGYKRVLEENRKLYNLVQDLKGNIRVYCRVRPFLPGETTGLSAVEHIEEGTITIRVPSKYGKAGNKPFMFNKVFGPSATQEEVFSDMQPLVRSVLDGYNVCIFAYGQTGSGKTFTMTGPKELTEESLGVNYRALADLFLLSNQRKDTTSYEISVQMLEIYNEQVRDLLATDGQTKRLEIRNNSQNGINVPEASLVPVSSTDDVIQLMDLGQMNRAVSSTAMNDRSSRSHSCVTVHVQGRDLTSGTILHGSMHLVDLAGSERVDKSEVTGDRLKEAQHINKSLSALGDVISSLSQKTSHVPYRNSKLTQLLQDSLGGSAKTLMFVHISPEADTLGETISTLKFAERVGSVELGAARVNKDNSEVKELKEQIANLKMALVRKGNGNDVQPTSLPINRERISRRRSLETPTIRPKLPTMGNTSSNSKPQIMDLSGPEAFSDSTASSRRHSLDIHELMKSSSPAWPRQSLEDRESKSGEWIDKHEELIQDHNPNPPEQFYQSMVPQQHSLNGGKQDFEVQSITDNESDEATASDCSDSDLLWRLSVQVNVPRVSNVQNSANPKSKKIQPRTAKLSETRSLIPSLIPAPSKRLPNSQPQRPTRDGKRRLSLGT is encoded by the exons aTGGCGGCGACGACATCGGAGATCAACAACAACGATCTTTCCTTCTCCGTAGTATCGATCGTTGAAGATGTTCTTCAACAGCATAGTACCCGATCAAGCGACGTCGGTTTGGTTTCCCGCAAAGTTGAAGAATCTT ctataagaAGATATGAAGCTGCTGGGTGGCTTAGAGAAATGCTTGGAGTTTCCAGTGGTAAAGATTTCCCAGCTGAGCCTTCTGAAGAAGATTTTAGGCTTGGCTTGCGAAGTGGTATTGTTCTTTGCAATGTTCTTAACAAAGTTAATCCTGGCTCAGTCTCTAAG GTTGTTGAAGCGCCTGATGATGTTGCGGATGGAGCTGCACTCTCAGCTTTCCAGTACTTTGAAAACATCAGGAACTTTTTAGTTGCTATTGAGGATATGGGTTTGCCATCTTTTGAAGCTTCAGATATGGAGAAG ggAGGCAAGTCTATAAGGATAGTGAACTGCATTCTTGCTCTGAAATCTTACAGTGAGTGGAAACTCAAAGGTGAAAATGGTCCTTGGAGGTATGGATCCAACATGAAGAATAACTTTGGTTTGAGAAAACCATTTCTGAGGAAAAATTCAGAGCCCTTCATGAGTTCCATATCAAGAACTGATCAACCTGATGCTGGGCAAGATCTTTGTGACAAA GGAGATTCTAGATCCATAAATGGGCTTGTTCGGTCATTCATTGCAGACAGAAAGCATGACGATATTCCAAAT GTTGTAGAGTCTGTGTTGAACAGAGTTATGGAAGAAGTCCACCAGCGGTTATCAATCCACAATGAAATG atgAAATCAAGTTCAAAACCTATTCCAGAAGATATATCATCCTGTGAGACAGTGGTCCGGTCTCAGCAGTGTGATGCAAGAGAAGAtgaggaagcagaagaaaacagTCCGTCCCAGGTTGTAGAAGAAAAGTTTCAAAGGACACATTTTGAACATTACGAAGAACAAGAGATTCTTCGgaatcaacaaaaacacatcCAG GAGTTGAAGCAAACCTTAAACACTACAAAAGCGGGAATGCAGTTACTGCAGATGAAGTATCAAGAAGATTTCTTTCACCTAG GCAAGCATTTAAATGGTCTAGCTTATGCGGCTACGGGATACAAAAGGGTTCTTGAAGAAAACCGAAAACTGTACAATCTAGTGCAGGATCTAAAAG GAAACATACGGGTGTACTGTCGGGTCAGGCCTTTCTTGCCTGGGGAAACAACTGGTTTGAGTGCTGTGGAACACATAGAAGAAGGGACCATCACGATCAGAGTGCCATCAAAGTATGGGAAAGCAGGGAATAAACCATTTATGTTCAACAAAGTCTTTGGCCCTTCTGCAACACAAG AGGAAGTGTTTTCAGACATGCAGCCTTTGGTACGGTCAGTTCTTGATGGCTACAATGTCTGCATCTTTGCTTATGGCCAAACCGGGTCAGGGAAAACTTTCACCATG ACAGGGCCTAAGGAGCTGACTGAAGAAAGCCTAGGTGTAAACTACAGGGCACTGGCAGATCTGTTTCTTCtatcaaatcaaagaaaagacaCGACCAGCTACGAAATTTCAGTTCAGATGCTGGAGATTTACAACGAGCAAGTCAGAGATCTTCTTGCAACTGATGGCCAGACTAAAAG GTTAGAGATCAGAAACAACTCTCAAAATGGAATTAATGTGCCGGAAGCAAGTTTAGTGCCTGTCTCATCGACGGATGACGTTATACAGCTGATGGATCTGGGACAAATGAACCGTGCAGTGAGCTCTACAGCTATGAATGATAGAAGTAGTCGATCCCACAG TTGTGTAACTGTTCATGTTCAAGGCAGAGACCTCACATCTGGTACTATCCTCCATGGTTCTATGCATCTGGTTGATCTTGCAGGGAGTGAGAGAGTAGACAAGTCTGAGGTGACTGGAGACAGACTGAAGGAGGCTCAGCACATCAACAAATCCCTCTCGGCTCTTGGAGATGTCATCTCCTCGCTTTCCCAGAAGACTTCTCATGTGCCTTACAGAAATAGTAAACTCACTCAGCTTCTGCAGGACTCCCTCG GAGGATCAGCCAAGACGCTTATGTTTGTCCACATAAGTCCAGAAGCTGACACTCTCGGAGAAACTATTAGTACTCTGAAGTTTGCTGAACGAGTGGGAAGTGTTGAGCTAGGCGCTGCTCGTGTGAACAAAGATAACTCAGAGGTTAAGGAGCTTAAAGAACAG ATTGCTAATCTTAAGATGGCTCTAGTGAGGAAAGGAAATGGTAATGATGTACAACCAACCTCTTTACCAATCAACCGTGAGAGAATATCGAGAAGAAGATCCCTTGAAACTCCTACTATTCGACCCAAATTACCTACTATGGGAAACACATCAAGCAACAGTAAGCCCCAGATCATGGATCTAAGTGGACCAGAG GCTTTTAGCGATTCTACTGCATCTTCAAGAAGACACAGCTTAGATATCCATGAGCTTATGAAATCTTCTTCTCCGGCTTGGCCGAGGCAATCACTCGAGGATAGAGAATCTAAGTCAGGGGAGTGGATCGATAAGCACGAAGAACTAATTCAAGATCATAATCCGAATCCTCCTGAGCAGTTTTACCAGTCAATGGTCCCTCAACAACATTCACT AAATGGTGGGAAACAAGATTTCGAAGTGCAGAGTATAACGGATAACGAATCTGATGAAGCCACAGCAAGCGATTGCTCAGATTCCGATTTGCTGTGGCGATTGAGCGTTCAAGTGAATGTTCCCAGAGTTTCTAATGTCCAAAACTCAGCAAAccccaaatcaaagaaaattcaGCCAAGAACTGCTAAACTCTCAGAAACTag AAGCTTGATTCCATCGCTGATCCCAGCACCAAGCAAGAGACTTCCTAATTCGCAGCCGCAGCGACCAACCAGAGATGGGAAACGCAGACTGAGTTTAGGCACATGA
- the LOC104772636 gene encoding agamous-like MADS-box protein AGL93 encodes MFKKASELSNLCDIKVCVIYYGRYGELVKTWPEDQSKVRDMAERFSKLNDRERRKNSTNLSLILNKKTLKDKKTFFDIKDNRFSEKVLEIEASLESALRVLQDKLLRLQNQTKPDQNPVVSSASFFTTDASLMSGVSKTKQDLSTPSLTQQHQSKVSVFLYNHDNGSFCQLSHSVSGFDPSMSTASLGAQGLCLRSNDSDLPMVFPPQMQTQTPPLVHFDQFVGWNNQTPSSFADPLTFSSYNSIRSLTRSMVYYFLLCI; translated from the coding sequence ATGTTTAAGAAAGCCTCCGAGCTTTCAAACCTATGCGATATCAAAGTCTGTGTTATATACTACGGCCGTTACGGAGAACTCGTCAAGACATGGCCGGAAGATCAATCCAAGGTTCGAGACATGGCGGAGAGATTCAGCAAACTAAACGATAGAGAGAGACGCAAGAATAGCACAAACCTTTCTCTGATTCTCAATAAGAAGACCCTCAAAGACAAGAAGACATTTTTTGATATCAAGGACAACAGATTCTCTGAGAAAGTCTTGGAGATTGAGGCTTCGTTAGAGAGTGCTCTACGGGTGTTACAAGATAAGCTTCTTCGGTTACAGAACCAGACGAAACCCGATCAGAACCCTGTGGTGTCTTCCGCCAGTTTCTTCACAACAGATGCATCATTGATGAGCGGTGTGTCAAAAACAAAGCAAGACCTATCGACGCCATCATTGACTCAACAACATCAGAGCAAAGTTTCAGTCTTTCTCTATAACCATGACAACGGTAGCTTCTGTCAACTCTCTCACTCTGTTTCTGGCTTTGACCCATCGATGAGTACGGCTTCACTTGGGGCACAAGGACTTTGTCTAAGAAGTAACGACTCTGATCTTCCCATGGTGTTTCCTCCTCAGATGCAGACACAAACCCCACCACTTGTCCACTTTGATCAGTTTGTGGGGTGGAATAATCAAACTCCGTCGTCTTTTGCTGATCCATTGACGTTCTCTTCTTACAATTCAATTAGGTCTTTGACTAGGTCAatggtttattattttctattatgtatatga